A single genomic interval of Zobellia nedashkovskayae harbors:
- the wecB gene encoding non-hydrolyzing UDP-N-acetylglucosamine 2-epimerase has translation MKKLKVFTVVGTRPEIIRLSCVLNALDANQAIEHILVHTGQNYDYELNEIFFDDLGIRKPDYFLNAAGKNATETVGNILIKIDPLLEKINPDAFLVLGDTNSCLCAIPAKKRKIPVFHMEAGNRCFDQRVPEETNRKIVDHVADINMTYSDIAREYLLREGLSADRIIKTGSPMFEVLTNFKTKIEASTVLTKLNLEKHKYFVVSSHREENISNPQNFNGLIDSLNRIAEKYNYPIIVSTHPRTRNMLDAKKVKTHKNIQFLKPLGFSDYNALQYHSFAVLSDSGTISEESSILNFRALNIREAHERPEAMEEASVMMVGMNPERILQALAALDVQERNPNRNFRPVGDYSMPNVSDKVVRIILSYVDYINRVVWSKH, from the coding sequence TTGAAAAAACTAAAAGTCTTTACCGTAGTAGGCACACGACCAGAAATCATTAGGTTGTCATGTGTTCTTAATGCCCTTGACGCTAATCAAGCTATTGAGCACATTCTTGTTCATACTGGTCAGAATTATGATTATGAATTAAACGAAATATTTTTTGATGATTTGGGTATAAGAAAACCAGATTATTTTCTTAATGCAGCTGGTAAAAATGCTACTGAGACTGTTGGTAACATACTTATAAAAATAGATCCACTTTTGGAAAAAATAAATCCAGATGCTTTTTTAGTCCTTGGAGACACAAATTCTTGTTTATGTGCCATTCCTGCTAAAAAAAGAAAGATACCTGTTTTTCATATGGAGGCTGGCAATAGATGTTTTGATCAACGTGTTCCCGAAGAAACCAATAGAAAAATCGTTGACCACGTTGCTGATATCAACATGACTTATAGTGATATTGCTCGAGAGTATTTGCTCCGTGAAGGCCTTTCTGCTGATCGTATTATTAAAACGGGAAGTCCGATGTTTGAAGTTTTAACGAATTTCAAGACCAAAATCGAAGCTTCTACTGTTCTTACTAAATTAAATTTAGAAAAGCACAAATATTTTGTGGTTTCTTCCCATCGAGAAGAAAATATAAGTAATCCTCAAAATTTTAACGGTCTTATAGACTCTTTAAATCGAATTGCAGAAAAATATAACTATCCAATTATAGTATCTACCCACCCACGTACAAGAAACATGTTGGATGCTAAAAAAGTAAAAACACATAAGAATATTCAATTTTTAAAACCACTTGGATTTTCAGACTACAATGCTTTACAATATCATTCTTTTGCCGTTTTATCAGATAGTGGAACAATCTCCGAAGAATCATCAATATTGAATTTCAGGGCTTTAAACATTAGAGAAGCCCATGAACGACCTGAAGCAATGGAAGAGGCGTCCGTTATGATGGTAGGAATGAATCCTGAAAGAATTCTACAAGCCTTAGCTGCATTAGATGTACAAGAAAGAAATCCTAATAGAAATTTTAGACCTGTAGGTGATTACTCAATGCCTAACGTAAGCGATAAAGTGGTTCGTATTATTCTATCTTATGTTGACTATATTAATAGGGTAGTTTGGTCAAAACACTAA
- a CDS encoding polysaccharide biosynthesis C-terminal domain-containing protein: MKKIGITGQAGFVGNHLYTTLSLDETVELVSFKREYFDNPTALGRFVSQCDTIVHLAAMNRHEDQNVIYNTNLELVDKLISSCIRQQVKPHILFSSSSQETSDNLYGKSKKEGKAKLMNWADTSGGKFTSMTIPNVFGPFGKPNYNSVVATFCHKIAHGEIPEILNDSELGLIYINELVQLFINVIQNTLETKAIGKNSYELAIKPNHPKKVSEVLSLLNQYKSDYVENGVFPNLEDSFEKALFNTFRCYVPQEHYPVKYTKHTDPRGSFVEIARTQTSGQFSFSTTVPGITRGNHFHSRKAERFAVISGKALIQLRKIGTKDIISYYLDGKEPSYVDMPIWYTHNIKNIGDEELITLFWINEPYNPIDPDTYFENV; this comes from the coding sequence ATGAAAAAGATAGGAATCACAGGGCAAGCAGGTTTTGTAGGCAATCACCTTTACACTACCCTATCGTTAGATGAAACGGTAGAATTAGTTTCTTTTAAAAGAGAATATTTTGATAACCCTACAGCTTTAGGGCGTTTTGTTAGCCAATGTGACACCATTGTGCATTTAGCTGCTATGAATCGTCATGAAGATCAAAATGTTATCTACAATACTAATCTAGAATTAGTAGATAAATTAATTTCATCATGTATAAGACAGCAAGTTAAACCTCATATTTTATTCTCGTCGTCGTCTCAAGAAACGAGTGATAATCTTTATGGAAAATCAAAAAAGGAAGGTAAAGCAAAACTGATGAATTGGGCAGATACCAGTGGTGGAAAATTCACTTCAATGACCATACCTAACGTATTTGGTCCTTTCGGCAAACCTAATTATAATTCTGTGGTCGCTACATTTTGTCATAAAATAGCTCATGGAGAAATCCCAGAAATATTAAATGATAGTGAATTAGGACTCATTTACATCAATGAACTGGTGCAACTTTTCATTAACGTAATACAAAACACACTAGAAACAAAAGCTATTGGGAAAAATAGCTACGAGTTAGCAATAAAACCCAATCATCCTAAGAAAGTCTCAGAAGTATTGAGCTTATTGAATCAATATAAATCTGATTATGTTGAAAATGGTGTATTCCCAAATCTAGAGGATTCTTTTGAAAAAGCTCTATTTAATACTTTTAGATGTTATGTACCACAAGAACATTATCCTGTAAAATACACAAAACATACGGATCCTCGTGGAAGTTTTGTGGAAATAGCCAGAACTCAAACAAGTGGCCAATTTTCATTTTCAACAACAGTCCCAGGTATAACCCGTGGAAATCATTTTCATTCTAGAAAAGCTGAACGATTTGCTGTAATTAGTGGTAAAGCATTAATACAATTACGGAAAATTGGCACAAAAGATATTATTAGTTATTATTTAGATGGAAAAGAACCTTCCTATGTAGACATGCCAATCTGGTATACTCATAATATCAAAAATATCGGTGATGAAGAATTAATTACTCTTTTTTGGATTAACGAACCATATAATCCTATTGACCCTGATACATATTTTGAAAACGTTTAA
- a CDS encoding polysaccharide biosynthesis protein codes for MFKDKTLLITGGTGSFGNAVLNRFLKTDIKEIRIFSRDEKKQDDMRNSLKNEKLKFYIGDVRDYNSIARAMSGVDYVFHAAALKQVPSCEFFPIEATKTNVFGTQNTIDAAVANKVKRIICLSTDKAAYPINAMGISKALMEKVAVAASRNIPNDDTIVCLTRYGNVMASRGSVIPLFVKQIEEKTPLTITDPNMTRFLMSLDDAVDLVLFAFEKGSQGDLFVNKAPASTIGELANAVKTIFKADNDIKIIGTRHGEKLYETLCTREEMQKAEDLGEFYRIPADNRDLNYSRYFSEGEPDVSVIEDYHSHNTTQLTESELKQTLLDLDYIKEQL; via the coding sequence ATGTTCAAAGATAAAACCTTATTAATTACTGGAGGAACAGGCTCTTTCGGTAACGCAGTACTTAATCGTTTTTTAAAAACCGACATTAAAGAAATTCGCATTTTCTCTCGTGATGAAAAAAAGCAAGATGACATGCGAAATTCATTAAAAAATGAAAAATTAAAATTCTATATTGGAGATGTTCGCGATTACAATAGTATTGCCAGAGCAATGAGCGGTGTTGATTACGTATTTCATGCTGCAGCCTTGAAACAAGTGCCTTCTTGCGAGTTTTTCCCAATAGAAGCTACAAAAACTAATGTATTCGGTACTCAAAATACCATTGATGCTGCAGTGGCTAATAAAGTAAAACGAATAATTTGCTTAAGTACCGATAAAGCTGCTTACCCTATTAATGCAATGGGAATAAGTAAAGCCTTAATGGAAAAAGTAGCGGTTGCTGCTTCAAGAAACATTCCGAATGACGATACAATCGTTTGCTTAACACGATACGGAAATGTAATGGCATCAAGAGGTTCTGTGATTCCTCTTTTTGTAAAACAAATTGAAGAAAAAACACCTTTGACTATTACAGACCCAAATATGACGCGTTTTTTAATGTCATTAGATGATGCTGTTGATTTGGTGCTTTTTGCTTTTGAAAAAGGTAGCCAAGGTGATCTTTTTGTTAACAAAGCTCCTGCTAGTACTATTGGTGAATTAGCAAATGCTGTAAAAACTATATTCAAAGCTGATAATGATATTAAAATTATAGGAACCCGCCACGGTGAAAAACTATATGAAACCCTTTGTACTCGTGAAGAGATGCAAAAAGCGGAAGATTTGGGTGAGTTTTATAGAATTCCAGCAGATAATAGAGATTTAAATTATAGCAGGTATTTCTCTGAAGGTGAACCCGACGTTAGTGTTATTGAAGACTATCATTCGCACAACACTACCCAGTTGACCGAATCAGAGTTAAAACAAACCTTATTAGATTTAGATTACATTAAAGAACAGCTCTAA
- a CDS encoding glycosyltransferase, translating into MENFNYYIFSNCDFSYNSAAKTRMLYYAKALAGENHTVYLITCCSTKFKKKDFTQVVPNVYILDQKKTTKNIFQTFNFLRHLDAFSKKQNGKNMFLIYPMTFVFLELLTAVYLKLFKKRIVFYELNEVRKHASAVHEVLSFKKLKYSIKKIMFKIVFTITEPILKLFDGLICISTEIEKYGKKFNSNTVRIPILTDPDIEVYISDSVYTTKGYFNIGFSGSIIPSKENLIEFINVLNKLTTNKQKIKFNMCGPTKDKYYSQMLEIEKKKNTINYYGNLNPSEQSNFLRQQDLLVIPRGYNLQNNYGFSTKLSDYLNHKKVILITDISDNGLYIKDGINGFIVPPNDNESMYDKLLYIIYNYKNVEKTIVNNAQKTSQEEFSYQNFRKPLRDFFNRINKNH; encoded by the coding sequence ATGGAAAACTTTAACTATTATATATTTAGTAATTGTGATTTTTCTTACAATAGTGCAGCTAAAACCCGAATGCTTTACTACGCTAAAGCACTAGCTGGTGAAAATCATACCGTTTATTTAATAACCTGTTGTTCTACAAAATTTAAAAAAAAGGACTTTACACAAGTTGTCCCTAATGTGTACATTCTGGACCAAAAAAAAACAACAAAAAACATATTCCAAACATTTAATTTCCTTAGACACTTAGATGCTTTTTCAAAAAAGCAAAATGGAAAAAATATGTTTTTGATTTACCCTATGACATTTGTTTTTTTGGAACTTTTAACTGCAGTGTATCTTAAACTCTTTAAAAAACGTATTGTTTTTTACGAACTAAACGAAGTTAGAAAACATGCTTCCGCTGTACACGAAGTTTTATCATTCAAAAAACTTAAATACTCCATTAAGAAAATTATGTTTAAAATAGTTTTTACCATAACTGAACCCATCCTTAAACTTTTTGACGGATTAATTTGTATTTCTACTGAGATAGAAAAATATGGTAAAAAATTTAATAGCAATACAGTCCGTATTCCTATTTTGACGGATCCCGATATTGAGGTTTATATTTCTGATTCGGTGTATACTACCAAAGGATATTTTAATATCGGTTTTTCAGGTTCAATTATACCTAGTAAAGAAAACTTAATTGAATTTATAAATGTGCTTAATAAACTTACAACAAACAAGCAGAAAATAAAATTCAACATGTGCGGGCCAACAAAAGATAAATATTACAGTCAAATGTTGGAAATTGAAAAAAAGAAAAATACAATCAATTATTATGGTAACTTAAACCCTAGTGAGCAATCCAATTTTTTAAGGCAACAAGATTTATTAGTTATTCCAAGAGGATACAATTTACAAAATAACTATGGCTTTTCAACAAAACTATCTGATTACCTAAATCACAAAAAAGTAATATTAATAACAGATATAAGCGATAATGGATTATATATTAAAGATGGAATAAACGGTTTTATCGTTCCTCCAAATGACAATGAATCTATGTACGACAAGTTACTGTATATTATTTATAATTATAAAAATGTTGAAAAAACGATTGTTAATAATGCACAAAAAACATCTCAAGAAGAATTTAGTTATCAAAACTTCAGAAAACCTCTTAGAGACTTTTTTAATAGAATTAATAAAAATCATTAA
- a CDS encoding oligosaccharide flippase family protein yields MKASYKKILTMYGASILAIVFGFLVSIFNSRVLGPEGFGDYKFIETVARFIASLVSVGFFISISRLLAINTSNLEKKKYIGLFTIIFFATSVLGIFIFLGFSYFQPYFFDNNLSSTIRMNFFIVLVILGHLALAEILKGLHHIYTISIISVLPSVAYLISAYIARTYLNIEINAEIVLFLYYGILLITLLIVISGLKPNFKYEKQFVRNLLKENKYNGRPIYYGSLAGVATTHIAGLSISYFMNNSQVGFFMLALTVCGPLLVIPSVLGTIFFKQFATIKHIPKKVFYFSTLGTAFALLIFYLFIDIVIVTFYDTAYLEVANISKYLILGFIFHGFGDLVNRFLGAKGQGKLLRNAAYFVGVMNILGYTLLIKFFGINGAILTKILASGLYFCIMLYYYHRFVKENKI; encoded by the coding sequence ATGAAGGCATCGTATAAAAAAATACTTACCATGTATGGTGCTAGTATTCTAGCAATAGTATTTGGTTTTTTAGTAAGTATTTTCAACTCAAGAGTCCTGGGGCCAGAAGGGTTTGGAGATTACAAGTTTATAGAAACTGTGGCTCGTTTTATTGCTAGTTTAGTTTCAGTAGGGTTTTTCATATCCATTTCACGATTATTGGCTATCAACACGAGTAATTTAGAAAAAAAGAAATACATTGGTCTTTTTACCATTATTTTTTTCGCAACTTCTGTATTAGGCATTTTTATATTTCTTGGTTTCTCATATTTTCAACCTTATTTTTTTGACAATAACCTCTCCTCTACTATAAGAATGAATTTCTTTATAGTATTGGTTATTCTAGGTCACCTGGCACTTGCTGAAATTCTGAAAGGATTACACCATATATATACTATTTCCATCATTAGTGTATTACCTTCTGTAGCCTATCTTATTTCAGCATACATAGCTAGAACATATTTAAATATAGAAATTAACGCTGAAATAGTTTTATTTCTATATTACGGTATACTTCTAATAACTCTTCTAATTGTAATTTCAGGTCTTAAACCTAATTTCAAATACGAAAAACAGTTTGTAAGAAATTTATTAAAAGAAAACAAGTATAACGGTAGACCTATCTATTATGGTAGTCTTGCGGGTGTAGCTACAACTCATATTGCCGGTCTCAGTATTTCCTATTTCATGAATAATTCTCAAGTAGGCTTCTTCATGCTTGCCTTGACGGTATGCGGCCCTTTACTTGTAATCCCATCTGTGCTTGGCACTATTTTTTTCAAACAATTTGCTACAATTAAACATATCCCAAAAAAAGTATTTTACTTTAGTACACTTGGTACTGCTTTTGCGCTACTTATATTCTATCTTTTTATTGATATTGTTATAGTCACTTTTTATGATACCGCATATTTAGAAGTTGCCAATATATCTAAATATTTAATTTTAGGTTTTATATTTCATGGTTTTGGGGACTTAGTAAATCGCTTTCTTGGAGCGAAAGGTCAAGGCAAATTACTTAGAAATGCGGCTTATTTTGTTGGAGTTATGAACATTTTAGGATACACCCTACTTATCAAGTTCTTTGGTATCAATGGAGCGATTTTAACAAAAATTTTAGCAAGTGGACTATATTTTTGTATCATGCTTTATTATTATCATAGGTTTGTTAAAGAAAATAAAATTTAA
- a CDS encoding Ig-like domain-containing protein, translating to MPFFILIIIFSCSRDVDLLADYLVTDSHEAKLYQGLINDDFYLAATNTPLVLDVLANDGFEDIDNVKIIDISTPANGTITTNEDKTLTYTPESINDSGNTTEKDITEIPNNTDNNPAETTTETTTETETETETETKEDSSESTETFTYTTETQNENKETTIQTGTVTIKISKEYGELKAFPSAYGAGSNATGGRGGSVYHVTNLNDSGLGSFRDAVSQSNRYIIFDVSGTIELKSNLTTSSDNLTIAGQTAPEGGISITGDLFLMSRCDNIIMRYIRFKPKYIPEYISSGNNKNTGYDALNLTHITNSIFDHVSIAWGGDEAVSVVGDSDNVTFQNNLVIDSHKGMILGDGNNTTYIASMSLLNNVFVNSGYRFPNVCVSNAESINNVIHNWARNLNVFPCRQGSARFNEINNYYQRGERPTNVLSSKQHGATWLDLRFQQDAKAYTNGNVINGVLGADDDNWQMYRMRFDVTSGPHAGLKQWDPAPNDFRSNTPFTLLGHPVPVKTAENALKTGQDNAGCSKRLHSNGSISSNYDAIDNTFLNYVKTNTVVKHAKADDVLKASYYIEYHQNVNSIPFEIRAHNYDSDKDGMPDEWELIAGSNPKIADHNDDKNNNGYTNLEEYLNLIDF from the coding sequence ATGCCTTTTTTTATTTTAATTATAATCTTCTCATGTAGCAGGGATGTTGATCTTCTGGCTGACTACCTGGTTACAGACTCTCATGAAGCCAAATTATATCAAGGATTAATAAATGATGACTTTTATTTAGCAGCAACTAATACCCCTTTAGTATTGGATGTCCTAGCCAATGATGGCTTTGAAGATATTGATAATGTCAAAATTATAGACATTTCAACACCCGCTAATGGAACTATTACAACTAATGAAGATAAAACCTTAACATACACCCCTGAATCAATTAATGACTCGGGAAATACCACGGAAAAAGATATAACAGAAATTCCAAATAACACGGATAACAACCCAGCTGAAACTACAACTGAAACTACAACTGAAACTGAAACTGAAACTGAAACTGAAACTAAGGAAGATAGTTCAGAGTCAACAGAAACCTTCACTTACACTACAGAAACACAAAATGAGAATAAAGAAACCACAATTCAAACAGGTACTGTTACCATAAAAATAAGTAAGGAGTATGGAGAACTAAAAGCCTTCCCTTCTGCTTATGGCGCGGGGTCAAATGCCACTGGCGGACGTGGTGGGTCCGTGTATCATGTAACTAATTTAAATGATAGCGGTCTAGGTAGCTTCAGAGATGCCGTAAGCCAATCTAATAGATACATAATATTTGATGTATCAGGGACTATTGAATTGAAATCCAATCTAACTACTAGTTCTGACAATTTAACAATTGCGGGACAAACAGCACCTGAGGGAGGAATTTCAATAACAGGAGACCTTTTTTTGATGAGTAGGTGTGACAACATAATAATGAGATATATCAGATTTAAACCTAAATATATTCCAGAGTATATTAGCTCTGGAAATAACAAAAACACTGGATATGACGCCCTTAACCTTACACATATAACAAATTCAATATTTGATCATGTTTCAATTGCTTGGGGTGGTGATGAAGCTGTAAGTGTTGTTGGTGATAGTGATAATGTAACATTCCAAAATAATCTTGTAATTGACAGTCATAAAGGCATGATACTGGGAGATGGAAACAACACTACATACATTGCAAGTATGTCTCTATTAAATAACGTATTTGTAAATTCAGGTTATAGATTTCCCAACGTTTGTGTTTCAAATGCAGAATCAATTAACAATGTAATTCACAATTGGGCTAGAAACCTCAATGTATTTCCTTGTAGACAGGGTTCTGCTAGGTTTAACGAAATAAACAATTATTACCAAAGAGGAGAAAGACCCACCAATGTTTTAAGTTCTAAACAACATGGTGCTACTTGGCTAGACCTTAGGTTCCAACAAGATGCCAAGGCTTATACAAATGGTAATGTGATTAATGGAGTTCTTGGTGCTGACGATGATAATTGGCAAATGTATAGAATGAGATTTGATGTCACTAGTGGTCCTCATGCTGGTTTAAAGCAATGGGATCCAGCACCTAATGATTTTAGGTCAAATACTCCTTTTACACTACTTGGTCATCCAGTACCAGTAAAAACGGCAGAAAATGCTCTAAAGACAGGGCAAGATAATGCTGGGTGTTCAAAAAGACTTCACAGCAATGGTTCCATTTCATCAAATTACGATGCTATAGATAACACTTTTTTAAATTATGTGAAAACAAATACTGTGGTTAAACATGCTAAGGCTGACGACGTACTTAAAGCGTCTTATTATATTGAGTATCATCAAAATGTAAACTCCATCCCTTTTGAAATTAGAGCGCACAATTATGATTCAGATAAAGATGGAATGCCTGATGAATGGGAATTAATTGCTGGAAGTAACCCGAAAATTGCAGATCATAATGATGATAAAAACAACAACGGTTATACAAATCTTGAAGAATATTTAAATCTTATAGATTTTTGA